The genomic region CGGCGGAGAGCAGGTACTTGTAGCGCTCGTTCGACTCGGCCGCGTTGCCGAACCCGGCGTACTGGCGCATGGTCCAGAACCTGCCCCGGTACATGGTCGGCTGGACGCCGCGGGTGAAAGGGAACTGCCCGGGGAAGCCGAGGTTCTCCTCATACCCCGGATACTCGAACTCGGGGGCGAAGCAGCGATCCAGTTCGATGTCGGAGCTGTTACGGAAGGAGCTTTTGCGCTCCGGCGCTTTTGCCATGCTCTTCTCGACTGCTGACTGCCATGCCTGCTTTTTCTCGTCAATGCTCATGATGCTCTCCTGGCCATAAAAATGTAGTTGCGAAGCCTCGGTGTTGGGAAGACGGTTTTTGTTTGCCCGGTTGCCGGCGTTGCGGAAAATTATTTTTGCCTAACCGGATGGTGCGGCACAGGGCCCAGATTAGGAAATTTTTGTTTTATTTTTAGAATGATGATTTATATTTCAAAACAAATAGAATATCAAGGATTTACTGTATACGCCGCTGGCGGCCGCCGTCGCCGTTGTTTTATTTTTTGCGCAAACCCTAAAATGTCGATTTGTCATACAAAACAGTTATCGTCGTGTAACATAGTGTTTTAAGACGTTTTTTCAGAATTTTTCACTTGTAAAACACGGGGGAGCCCCATATATTTTCGACAGCGAAAAAAAACAAGAGACAAGTCCTGCAAAGGCTAGAGGAGAAACAAAATGCAATGCCCCGTGTGCAAAAACGACGAACAGATCGGCATGGACCTTCGTTCCGGCAGCTTCAATGAGGACATCGTGGAATGTCCGAGCTGCGGCACTATGTGGTCCGTGAACCATGGCCATATGGCCATTGTAAAAGACCCGCTTCAGGACAGCTTCCTGGAAGCTCTCTCCGGCGACAACATCTGCTTCGCTGCATGACCCACAAAAAAAGAAACTGACCCTGGCTGCGAGGCGGGGTCAGTAGGTGAGGCGGGGGCTCCGGATTTTATTCCGGAGCCCCTTTTTCGTCTCTCTGCCGATCGCCTGACGCGCCCCTAGAGGACCGCTTTCAGGTAGTCGGAGGTGATGCTGCGCTTTTCCTTCTCGAGGGCGTTGACATCGACCTCGACGAACTTCTCGTCCGGGGTGACCTTGAAGAGCGGCTGCCCCTTGGAGACGATGGTGCCGTCGCCGGAGGTGACCAGGATCTTGTCGATGGTCCCGGAGAAGGGGGCGTACACCTTGTTGAACATCTTCATGACCTCGATGATGTAGAGCGGCTGCCCCTTCTCGAAGTGCATCCCCTCGGTTACGAAGGCGGGCATGCCGGGAGCTTCCTGGCCGTAGTACATGCCGCCGCACACGGACACGATCTCGTCCGCCTTGGTCGCCGGCGGCGGTACCAGCACCTTCTTCATCCGAGCCTGAAGCTCGGGATCGTTCAGGTACTCGGGGATGGTGATCTCCAGGTCTTCCTCCACGCGCAGGTCCCAGAACTTGGTGGTCTGCCCGATCAGGAACAGCATACCCAGGAGCTCGAGACCGGCCTCGTAGCCGAAGTGTGCGGAACGGACGTGGTCCCAGGTCGCCTGGTCGAAGCCACCCTGCGGGGCGTCGTTCTTCAGGATCTCATGCAGGGTGAAGTACTCGTCGCGCGCCAGGCCGAACTTCTCGCGCAGGGTCCGGGAGAAGTGGAGCGCCTGCTGCAGGAGCTCGTTGTCGTGCCCCCAGATGATCTCGGCCGCAGGCTTGTGCGGGCGGTGATTCATGTGCAGGTACTCGTAGGTCTCGTTCAAGACCCCTACCGGGTTCCTGAGCCAGACCACCTTCCCGTTGTCGATGCGGAAGTTCTTGGTGTTGATAGAAAGCCAGCCAGAGAGAAGGTGCGGGTCGCCCAAAAGCCGTTCGATGGGACGGATGATCAGGGTCCCCTTGCGGTCCAGAAGGCTCGACATGTTCTTCAGTTCCTTCGCCTGGCGCTCGGGCTCTCCGGCGAGGGAGTCGGTAACCATCTTGGCGTAGTGCTTCTTCATCTGCAGGAAGGCGTAGACCGGGTCGATCTTGTTGGCGACTTCCTTCAGCGTCCCGACCAAGGTGAGGTAGGGGACCACGAAGCGGGTGGTCGGCTTCGCCATCACGTTTCTCCCCAGGAACCAGTTCACCAGGCCGTAGTGGAACTCGAGGTTCGTGGCAAGGTCGGAGCCGCGCAGGGTGGTTGCGCGCAGCACCTCGGACATCTTCTCGTAGCTCTCCAGGCGGTCTTCGCCTTTGGTGAGGAGCAGGGCGATGTTGGAGTCGTAGGCACCGGCGACCTTGTACTTCATGAAGACGCCGGTGTCCGGGTTCAGCATGCTGATACCCTGGTCGTCGCGGATCTCGCCTTCGATCGGTTTGGACCAGTAGCGGATCATCCCCCCCGCGTGCGGGGAGAGGGAGGCGTCGGTGGCGTTCAGGCGCGCCTCGACGGCGGCGTTGAAGCGCACGATGCGCTCCGGCTTGGGAACCCGCTTTCTGTGGCGGGCGAGGATGGCCATCGCCTCGACCAGGCTCTCGACCACGAAGAAGTCGTTTGCATCGTCCGGGTTCACGAACTTCAGGACGTAGCAGAGCTCGGTTACCCGGTGCTCCACCTGGATCCTCGTGTTCACCTCCATGAAGTAGTGGCGGTCGCGGTCGACTATGCACTCGAAGGTGGACGCGGAGTCAAGCCCTACCGCCTTGCCGAAGCGCTCCGATTCCTCTTCCATCCTCTTCAGCACCTTGAGGTCGCTCTCAAGGGCCTTCACCTCGGCCTTTTTACCAGCAGCCTTGGCCTTTTCGATGGCGGCCATGAGCCCTTCCTGGGTCACGGACACCTCGAGGAGCTTCTGCTCGTGCATCTGCAGCGAGCAGTCGCGCCCGCCAAGAGCGAGGCACCAGTCGCCGTTGCCGATCAGCTGGATCTCGTTGTGCCTGGTCTGCTCGATGTTGAGCTCGACCAGGATGTTCTTGTTGTCGCCGATGCCGTTTGCCTTCACCTCGTTCAGGATCTCGCGCACAAGGCCCGGGGCCTCTGCCGCTTCCTTCTCGATGGTCTTGTCGTCGGCGTTTTTCAGGTTCAAAAGGCCCGCGCCCAGAAGACGCTGCCCCTTGCCGCCGCCGCCGCCGATCGCCTTAAGACGCACCCTGCTCTGCGGGTACTTCTTCAGCATGGCGACGCACTCGGTCTGGACCTGCGCGCAGAGCTCCTCGATGGAGAAGAGGTCGACACCCTTGCTGTAGGAGGCGTAGAGGATGTGGTCGGCCAACTCCTCGAGGGAGAGCTTTTCGTTGCTGAGGACCTTCGGGTCGCAGTCGAGTCCGTCGGACTTGACCAGCGCCAGGAGCTTCTCGCGGGTGGGGTGCTTCTTGATCAGCGTGCGGGCGGTGACGTTGTCGATACCGGGGGTGACGGAGACGTTGACCGACAGCGCGGTCCTCTTCGCCTCGTCCTTTTTCCCGGCGCCGGTCTGGGTGGCGGCGCAGGGGCCGATGAAGTTGAGCCCGGCCTGCTCGATGGCGCCTACGAACTCGTCGTCCTCGGCCATGAAGCCGTAGCCGGCGAAGATGGAGTCGTAGCCGTTGTCGAGGGCGATCCTGATGATCTGGTGGATGCGCTCGACGCGCTCCTCCTTGCTCGCGCCGCTGTAGTCGGGCACGCGGTGCACGCGCTTGGAATCGGTAAGGGTCCTAAGCTCCGGCGCTAGTGCGTTCGGGTAGACGATCGAGTCCTTCTCGGAGAGGAGGATGCCGTAGTGGGTGATCCCCATTTCCTGGTAGACGTCCATCGCCTCTTTGCGGATCGGTCCGCGGCAGACGATGAGCGGTTTGAGATCCTCGCAGGAGAAGGAGCGCACCCAGGCGGAAGGCGACAGGCTCAGGCGGCGATCCCTGTGGATCAGCGGG from Citrifermentans bremense harbors:
- a CDS encoding ATP-binding protein — its product is MAYTSEKYTKNPLIHRDRRLSLSPSAWVRSFSCEDLKPLIVCRGPIRKEAMDVYQEMGITHYGILLSEKDSIVYPNALAPELRTLTDSKRVHRVPDYSGASKEERVERIHQIIRIALDNGYDSIFAGYGFMAEDDEFVGAIEQAGLNFIGPCAATQTGAGKKDEAKRTALSVNVSVTPGIDNVTARTLIKKHPTREKLLALVKSDGLDCDPKVLSNEKLSLEELADHILYASYSKGVDLFSIEELCAQVQTECVAMLKKYPQSRVRLKAIGGGGGKGQRLLGAGLLNLKNADDKTIEKEAAEAPGLVREILNEVKANGIGDNKNILVELNIEQTRHNEIQLIGNGDWCLALGGRDCSLQMHEQKLLEVSVTQEGLMAAIEKAKAAGKKAEVKALESDLKVLKRMEEESERFGKAVGLDSASTFECIVDRDRHYFMEVNTRIQVEHRVTELCYVLKFVNPDDANDFFVVESLVEAMAILARHRKRVPKPERIVRFNAAVEARLNATDASLSPHAGGMIRYWSKPIEGEIRDDQGISMLNPDTGVFMKYKVAGAYDSNIALLLTKGEDRLESYEKMSEVLRATTLRGSDLATNLEFHYGLVNWFLGRNVMAKPTTRFVVPYLTLVGTLKEVANKIDPVYAFLQMKKHYAKMVTDSLAGEPERQAKELKNMSSLLDRKGTLIIRPIERLLGDPHLLSGWLSINTKNFRIDNGKVVWLRNPVGVLNETYEYLHMNHRPHKPAAEIIWGHDNELLQQALHFSRTLREKFGLARDEYFTLHEILKNDAPQGGFDQATWDHVRSAHFGYEAGLELLGMLFLIGQTTKFWDLRVEEDLEITIPEYLNDPELQARMKKVLVPPPATKADEIVSVCGGMYYGQEAPGMPAFVTEGMHFEKGQPLYIIEVMKMFNKVYAPFSGTIDKILVTSGDGTIVSKGQPLFKVTPDEKFVEVDVNALEKEKRSITSDYLKAVL